The segment atggggTTACCATGGTCTTATAATCTAGGTCGtgggtttgataggttaacctgagttagCCCGAATCAATTAATATGTTGTCattctaatattatttatatatataaaaaaagatgtcttgaatttttgttaatCAAACAACATTTTTACAAGTTGTCTGGGGTTACATATGGATCCATCAGGTCGATCACGTCACATCGGCTCAACTTCCATgcagttttaataaaatatttactagaAAGATATTAGCAATGCCTAGATGTTTATTTtgtatgctaaaaaaaattgatatgacTCAAGGCGTAGCGCAGGTCAACGATCTAGTCTATCAACAAAAACTAATAGAGGGAAATCATTGTTCCTTTCCTTGAACGCTactatttatgtgtttttcattAGAAAGAAGGTGGCATGCGCCATACCAACGGTCGGACCAAACGTTTTCCAACACTAAAAAGGAAattcaaaagggaaaaaaacacaagGCAATAAAGGACTTGACTAACCTATTACCCGGGATATGAGGCAATCATgattaacttgactaacctaTTATCCGGgatatgagatcgagataactcaacaaaaagaaaagagcaaAACAATGAAGTTAAGGGCTTAATAACCAAATGTCAAaggacaaatttaaaaaaaaaaacatttttcaataaACGACTACCCTGCTAGGAGGcaaccatgaaaaaataacaaggtaAAATATTCAACATAATTTAAAACCCGAACAATGTAGACCAGACATggtataaaaaatgaaagaaaataattgggggctaaattggaaaacaaaaaaaccaagaaagggataaaaatatttattgaaagaatgaggaccaaaactggataaaaaaccaaatgaaattaaatgtcaagagacaaaattaaaaaagaaataaatcaagaaaatgataaaatatataacaatcaaaagaatgaggacaaaaaataatttaaaaaacaaatacaataaaattaaaagggatggaattgcaaaaaaaaatagaaatcaagaaaagtataaagcATAGAAATAGAGCAATTAAAAGTAGAGTTATCAAAtcggataaaaaaatcaaattaaaaaaatatctatgaatgaaattgaaaaaaatccaaacttcaaAAAGCATCAAAAGCCAAATAAACAGTAATTAAAagtatgacaaaaataaataagattacaaACTAGAggacataattgtttttttgaaagtttaaacgcatttttctaagaaatgaGAGACAAAggatagaagaaagaaaaacctcTCACCGCAACTCAAtcagacctcctcttcaagcaCACGCCACACCATCGAAAAGAGGATGATGCGTCACTCCCAACGTCGTGGCGGTAGCAAGACTTTGGTCATCACACGATCCCTCACACACCACTTAAATGGCGAGGAGGCCATGACGCGCTAACGAGTGCATGagcaattgtttttaataatatttaaacacTTAGGATTACCTACCCACACTTGACAAAGCCTAAGAATAACAGTAAAACCAATCAAAAATGACCAAAATACCCTCGTAAgtagcctttgttttttttcaaattgcaaGGTTAGTTTCGCCTTTCtactgtttttaaaaaaggaaaagacgAAGAAACCCTTCTATACATGTATATTGTTTTCTCTTCCAAGAGCATAATCGTAACTccattattctttaaaaaatgacaaaaagacCCTCACaacaaagattttgtttttttttaaggcaaGATAGTCATTACACTATAAAAAACATCTCCAAACTATTTTGTTCTCGATCAATTTTGTAATGACGAGTGTATCCCATGGAAAAGACATTTCTACCCTAAATTACAGGTCTAATAAGTTTTTTTGGCGAGAGCAAAATTGTATTTATGTTATTCCAATCTATGATTTTTGTGTCTAGGGCCATAATACAAAACTGagctcatttagtttttttttttttggtaattttattttatttttcattttcattttcttgtgtTGAGTTTATTAAGAACCAAACTTTgttatttatcttgtttttttttatatgagattattGTGGTATCTGAAAAATGTCTCGTACTAGgtaagttttgattttaggttgtgTGGTGATTATTCAGGGCTGAAAGGACATTTTTCCAATATTCAGGGCCAAGGTCAGGAAGTATGGAGATCGATTGCTTGAAACCATTGAATCTACCATTAGGGAATACAATAAGGGAGACAGAAATAGTAGCCGTAGCAACGAAAGTACTGATTCAATAAAGAGGAGAAGAGATGCAAGGAAGGCTCTGAATAGGAACatggaagaagatgatgaattcACCAGAAGCACTGGTCGGTCAAAGAAAAGGACAGCGACAAGGCAGAACAAAGGTTCCGAGGTTCATAATTCTATGGAGCCTCTTAGCTGCAACCAGTTCCTAGACGAGGACCTGGATTTCAAAGATTCCTATCATGATCTGGAAGCTGATGCTTAGAAGTAAAGGATGATCAAAGATTCCGAGGTTCATAATTCTATGGAGCCTCTTAGCTGCAACCAGTTCTTAGACGATGACCTGGATTTCAAAGATTCCTATCATGATCTGGAAGCTGATGCTTAGAAGTAAAGGATGATCAAAGATTCCGAGGTTCAGCGGCTGGTGTTTCAAGATTCAGCCGTGTAAATTGTGAAACTAATTGTGATTGGATAGTAATTGTCTGTTTAATTAATGCActgattattgttttaaaatagaaagtacaaatataaatataaaaagaacaaacatgTTTCGGGTTAGAgagataaatacaaaatataaaaataaatgtgattaaggataaatatgtttttttttctttctaaactaTCTATCCTTTCTAATATCAATAGGAACCCTTTGGGAAAAATTAAGGGATAAAAACCCGCTGCCTGTGAAAAAGAAATCACATAGCCTCCGAGTCGAAACGTCGTTGCACGCCCACGGTGCTGACGCTCTCGGTCGATCGTACAGACATGATCCCGTGTGGCAAATTTCTTCAAAacccttttaatttattctttggGCTACATGTATACAACACAGACACCGAACCATTTCAAATCAGTCGAACTCGGAATCCAAACGCGATTACTCGATGCATGCTGCAGAGGTCGAGCGTAATTCTagcattattatattataaaaaatatatcgtgGAGCTTGAATTGAAAATGACTTCAAATTTGGACAGGCATGGAAGGACTTGCCCTTCAACAATATCGTGCACCTTGTTGCTTATTCGAACAAAAACCTCGCAGAAATCTCAAGAAAATGCAGGATGTAGCTCTCCCTCTCTGTGGACCTTATTGATGAAACTTTGGGTGGACTTAGAGCACATGCCTGCAATATCAAGAAACAACATTTTCTAAAATCACAAGTGCCAAAAATAATGGGAAGGATGGGCTAGGTAAAATACAATTAACTGATAACAAACCTTATTTattcttgtagtttttttattaaatggggTCCTTGGCCATTGCCCATGTTGCCCAAAATGCTCTAGCTCACTAAACACTTAGACAAGCATGCAAGATCTTCAGCAAGTGTTTGGTTTTCGCAAGTTAGAACGAACGAGGTGCACGAGAGGCAATACGAGCGTACCTCCCGACTCATTTAGTCTTTGAAAAAGCGTAGTCATAAGCCTGCGTTTCTCTTGTTCTATCTACAAATAATCCATCAAGATTTAACTAACGCCATGCGAAATCGATCAAATGAACAAGATTTCCGAAATCTCTCGCTCGATGTCTTTCTACCGTGAATACACTAGCTAGCtagtataaattaattaacaagcTCCTTGCAAGAAACCATATTAATCCAGCAGATAGCTTAAACATAaccatttctctcttttttcacgACCCTTGAGAAAAAAATGCAGATCTTCAGCAAAGTGTTGAGAGATACTGATGTCCATGTTCGGTTCTCGTTCCCAACTCATTGCTTAGAGCATTTAGATTTTGCTGGAAATAATTATGTTGATTTGTATGTTAAAGATAGCTGTGGTGAGCTTCGAGTTATTCGTTGCCTGAAGAGAAATGGAGTTTATGACAAGCCAGTGCTTTCTAAGGGCTGGCTTAAATTTGTTGCTGATTATGGACTGAGAGTTGGTGACAAGGTTGTTCTTCATCGTGATGATGACCAGAACCTGGGGTCACAGTTCATGATTGAAGCTAAGAGGAGAATCATGCTGCTTGGTGAGGAGGCTTGGGGTGATGTGACAAGAGATAACTAGCTATTATTTGGATGTTCGGCCATATCCagatatatatagaagaatGAATTTATGTGTGTGTTTATGTTTGAGTGTTTGTAGTGATCATAATCAATGTCATCTGCGTCagtctaattaaataaatgtgttGCTGTTCTTGGTTTCTTGAATATGTATTACGTGCATGTAATTCTCAGCAATaatggatttaattaattatatatgatcaGATTCTGTCTCTAATAAATAGTATGATTTATATAGTATATCTGTACTGATCTCAAATTACGTttccaagagtttttttttttttttttttgtttcttcaagtTTTTACATTTCCaggattttcaattttgttggtTTAAATCATGGGAAATTCATTGGTGATGCTAAGAAACAAAGATAGTTGTTTCAAATCCTATGTGTCAActcttttctgttttgtttggaatgactgatatatttcattttaatttaaaaaacaaaaagaattggaatagattttattttgtttaaaaaaatgttatctagttttatattatcaattaTATCTCTCAATCCGACTATTGAATAAGACTAAAATTATATGAGGAGTCTCCAgatatattagatttttttaaaatttcatcatttaacaatgaatttattaagaattgaactgtataatttgttttgatttgttttatttgaagttaTTATAGTCTTATGATTTGAGTCATGGATTTCAAAAGTTAATCCAggttgatctaatatgttgtcgtctcaatattttttttttaaatatgacatcttgaatttttttcatgtcataTTGTTCAACTCTAACTTTTTTATTAGTGTTTGGAATTTGAATTGTATAATTTGAATTATGATTATACGTGGATTTGAGTTGAAATTAAGtttgttgaattatatatatatatatatatatatatatatatatatatatatatatatatatatataaacagtataTCCTCAAAAGGATATGTTAAAATGCTGTGAAAGTAAAACAGAACGCTAACTCATTCAAGTTTATGTGAAGTTTGCTTACTCATTCACATGTCAGTATTACGGATTGGTTTTGTGATCCTCAAAaggacagtttttttttttttcttttgtaaagaaGTTTGAAGCAAGCAACCATCAAGAAACTAGCTCAGTATTGAATTGAAACATGTCTAGTCCTTTAAAATTCACAGAACGTAACAGGGATATTGAGAGTAATTCAATACAGAAGCACTCAAACCATATCATAAATAACTGAGAAGAGAAACTTACTTCGTTCCTCCTCCTCTTTTGATAAGCCCAGATGGAGGGATTCACAGAAGGCATCATAATTGCCCCAAACCTGTAGCAAAACGCAAAGAAAGCTGGTTGGTATACAACAATCCTGCTAAGGAACTCGAAGAAAGAAAGCGATTTGGCATCGCTGCAGCAGCTAGAGAGATCTTGATAGAGATGCTTAGCCTACCTCTTTACATGTATCAAAAACAAGAACACCCAATATTCCAATTCTGGTTCACATCCAAGATATTGAAGAGGTCAAGGCTGCGGTCAATGCAGACGAGAGTGTTGAGGTCAACAGCCAAGTCTCCATGATTTGCTTACTAATTGGATCCTCAAAAACAAAGAGCAAATACCATGAGAATATTCGAAAGCAATAATTGAAGGGGCTAAGCAAAGATGCCGTTCATATATATTAAGAGATCAGGTAAAAAGAATGGGGAACTACCCGGAACGGAGGACGAGATTGCGTTTGAAGGAAAAGAAGCGGTATTATTTTGACTCAAAATCTTGGAACAAGTACAAATAAGTCCTTCTCCTTTATAGTCTGGCTAATCTGCCCCCAAGCTTTGTCTTGCCTTGGCCTTTTGCCCTCTCTCACACTGCAGCTATAAATCATGCTCGTCTTCTGTTTTCGCAGATACAAAACCCCAGCACTTATATTTGGAATACCATGATTAGAGGCTACTCTAAAGCCAAAATGGGCCATAGTGGCTTCTTGTTTTTCTGCCAAATGCTTCAGAATGGCGCTGAAATGGACTGTAGGAGCTTTGTTCTTGCGCTCAAAGATGGGTTTTGCTTCTGCTATGTTGTTTCAAGATGGGTTGGCTCGGTTTTATGATCTGCTGCGTGGTTGTTTGGGTTTTGCTTGACACTTGTTTGATGGAATTCCCGCTAGAGATGGACTTTCTGTCTATGACTGATGGGTATTCTAAGCGTAAGTGTTGGGATGAGACTGGAAGCTTTTTGACTCGATGTCAGTGGAGGGCAATGTAGAGCCAGAAGAGGTCACTATGATAGCCGCTCGTTCAGCATGCTCGCAGAAGGTTGGCAAGGATGTCGTTTAATGAGATGCCGGAGAGGAATGTGGTTTCCTGGAGTGCCATGACTGCTGGGTAACCACCCAAAGGAAGCTTTAGAATGGTTTGTAACATGCTGGAGGCTGCGTTTGTTCCAATGGAGAACATGAGTTCGTGTGCTCTCTGCTTGTGTTCAATTGGATTGCTCGGAATTTGGTCAGTGAATCTCTGAAGTAGAGAGGAATTTATACATTTCTGATTCAGCTGGGAGAAGGGTGCTGCAGTCAGAGAAGAATGAGATTTtcatagttaaattaaattagcttGTGCTCTCATTGATGATATTCAGGATTTGAGAATTTTGGTACTTTACTCTGGCAAGGTATATTTCCTTCTAAAATTGAGATGTATTTGTGGAAGTCCGAGTACAGGATTTCTTGCCTATAAAAGTATTAGTTATGATGAGACgtgtggtttttcttttttatagtgttttttttatttgaaattacaatttccgttattttttaaaatattttttattttgaaatataaaaaattaaaaaaccttatttttaaattgttttttctttgagtaattttatttttcattataagaGATGTGAACAGAACCTAACCATAGGTTTGGACAGACTTCATTACTAATTAGCCTTTGACTAGGGCTGAAGCTGGTGGCCGGCAACAGGTTCACCGGAGCAACAAACTATCTTGAAAAATAGTTGCAGTAGGACAGCGTTTTCTTACAAGCAAATACATCCATATACAGGGAAGACATCCTAAGCATACCTTTCCCATGCAGATCTTTGATAtcatcttaaatattatttacagCTTCTTGTTCCCATTAAATCAAAGAATTCTCAAATTACAACGATCTACAGGCATCTACGACTGCAATTAATCATAAGCTTTACACGCATTTCTCTGTACAGTGtgcatgtatttatttattctcttcttacggCATGCACAAATATATCACAGGTTATCAGTCAGATTTACATACCATGGCCTGTGAATGCCAGTGGATACGGTGGCTGCCACCACTAATACTTCAGCAGCTGCCACCACTCTTTTAGTCAGCATGACAGCTCCAATCTGCCTGAGTGCCATTTCTACTAATTTTCTTCCCCAGAGTCCACTGCCCCCAAGCACAATTCCTCTTAGAGCCAAATAGACAGCACGGGAAACTTTTTCAAAAATCGGATCCCCAGCCTGCAAGCTCTTTGCTAGCATCCTAGCCATGACTATCTTTCTTGGCTTAAGCTTCTCCTCATCAACTACCTTGTCATCACCTTGCAACAACCCACTAACTACTTCAACTATTTCTTCAATACCAGCGTCATCAACACGGTCCAGGACTTCCGACAGTTTATTGCTGCACTCTAACAGAATGCTTTCCATTTCTGCACTGCTGGTTACTGCTTGCTCCATTAGGAGTGTTTGCCGGCAAACCAGAATGCTGCAAATTGTGGAGTTTCAGATCAATTAGCAACCCACTTGCATCAAATAAAGATGCAAAGATGTCAATCACCCCCAAACAAtggaaatatgaaaataataatgaagagAAAGCATCTTTCAAACCAGTCCATCTAGTCTCCAAAGACCATTgagtttttagaaaattaagaagTGGCATTCCAAAGGTGGATCACTTGCCTGGTAGAAATTACAATGATTTTCTGAATTTGAGCCTGCACAGCCCTCAACCGTAACAGGTTTAGCATAAAAGTTTCAGGCAGAGCTTCTTTTGTTAGACCAGAAACTCCACTCACTAACTTCAACAATCCTAGCCTCACCAACAAATCAACTCTTTCACCAGTGCATTCCGGTTCTGGTTGTTGGTTATCTGATTGAAACAGGAAACCAAATGAGGACATTGGGAAAAATGTAATTACTATAGAAGATAActgaatcttttctttttcaagcaaCTAAACAAGCATACATCATGACAAAAAAATTCCTGTCAACCTTGTAAAGAGCTTGATGTTGTGTAAAGTTTTACAGTTTTTAAGAAGTAGCTCCCATACCTGTCTCAGAAGCAACAGAAGAAGCAATTACACTTTCATTTGTTTTGACCAGAAAGCTTCCACCAGTTCTAAGGGAGGTGAGAGGTACAAAAACCCGTGATGAACTGTCATGGCTCTTCAAAGCCAAGAGAGAATTCTTGTGTTCTTCCCACTCTTGATCTTCACTACTCTTTACAGATGAAAGCCACTGCATTGTCAGTGGTAGAGAGTTACAGGCATCCGAATCAGACCCATAATGGTTGGCAAAAGCTTTCCTAAGATAATCCAATGCAGCAGGACCTGTTAACAAAGGCTCCATCATTCTTATGCGTGCTTTACTAATCTCTTGCTTAAGAGCCTGTCGAATAGGTAGATCATTCAGATAACTCTCAAAAGCTTAATAAGTtcagcaagaaaagaaaatgatggcCAAACAAGCACCAAGCAGcgaacaggaaaaaaaacaatataatgaaTGTCAAGCAGTTGATTTTTAGCCTTTGAGCTAGTAGTGTACTTAACAAACATAAGCTATAACTTGCATTTGATGAAATGGGATAGAAAAGCTTATTAATCAACTAAATGAACAGTTTCTGCAGGGAAGTTCTTAAGAAATCACATACAGTACAGAAATAGGCAGTGGAGAGGTGCTCATATTCTTTTATATGGACATTCCAGCAGATTTTATCCACAAGATACATGCTAAATaggaaaattttcattgtcTGAAATGACCAGAATTATGTTCCGCAAAGTTGAATCAGAATAGACATACGTGAGCCAAGAGCAAGACAAAAGAGAAGGCATGAATATGCACACCTGTATCTGCTGCAGCACAAAGCGCAGACCTTTGATCATTGTGGCAATATGTGAATACTTTGATTCATCTTCGGTTTGACGAGTCTGAGCCAACTCTTTTAACATTTTCTGATGCAGGGCCTTCATTTCATCCTCATGGGCTGGAGAGGAGAGTTTCTGCAAAGTAACTAATGCGAACTCTAGAATTTTCCCACAGTAACCAACGTCCAGGTTACCTGACCTTAGAACCTAATAATAAGTGAAGGAAACTTAGTATAACAACAGAAACAAGATCCTATATTAGTAGTAGTTGAAAAAGATACCCACCTGAGCAAGAAGATCTGGATCGATACTTTCAACAATCTCTTGTTTCCAGCTCTCAGGAGCCAGCTCCTGAATTTCATCCCTCACCTCCCCCACAAGCTGAACTACCCACTCATACTTGGGCTCATCCTGTTTCATGGATTCCAGAACACTATCCCAGAAAGCTGCCTCCATTGTCTCTCTCACCTTTTCCTGAAAGTAATGAGGTAAGAAGGGAAAATTAGTTTCTAAACTCTATCTCAACTCATAACCAGCTTGGTGGAAAACTAAGAGACAGTAGTTTAGTTTTATTATCACCAGCCTATGGGTAGCATTTTCAGTGAAATCTGGACAgggtacaaaaaaaaatttaacaaacttTCATAAAGCAGCATATTCCATAAAGCAACCATTATTCCCTCGGCAAGGCATGCAACtggaaacaaaataattaaataaaaaataagtaatgaAATCAATGGAGATATATTTATGGTAATTTCATTATCTTCAAATAGAATGATTATTGGTTAATGATCATAGTTGTGTTAATACACTAACCTTGAGGCTGTTTTCATCTTTGTCAGCAAGATTGAACCTATCCATAAAACCATGGCGTTGCTCATGGAGAAATTCATTTATGATCAATTCATTCTCTGTTGTTGGTTTCCCAACAGCAGAACCTGACTGGCCATCGAAGTGGCTGCTGCTGGTTGCAGAGGAAGCAGGTTCTTTTGCTGAGGAGGTATCTTCTCTGAATAAGGAGCGAACTACACGGCTTGGCCTCTCAATACCATCACTCATATTATTTCTATTAGTCGAGCCAGTAGCAGAAGGAGAAGATGGGGGCATGCTAGGAGATAGAAAGTGTATGATTGGAGACCCTACTGGACTTCCATTTTCCTTAGCTTGAAAGTACCTAGATCGTGTTTCAGATAGTGCAATTTCCATACGCTCAATACCAGCATCTCCACTCAGGTGTTGAACCTTTTCCCTTAATAGTTTTTGATCTTCTGTAACCTGTATCGaaacaattaaaagataattatccAATGAAAATACCAATACACATAGGGCAGAATGCCTTATCAAAAGGCTTCACAAAAATGAATCTAAATTCAGATAATCGTTCGTTCAATTATGCAACACCCCTTTTCAATACCAAATCCAAAGGCAGTTATGGCTTGTTTCAAGACTTGAAAACACAGTGATTAATCAAAAGTATGACAAGACTGCAAAACTCCAAAAACTGAACTTTATTTTACTTCGAAAAAgttcaaatcatttttaatgtgcTTGAGTTCACAAGATTTGTTCATGTCATACGTATCAGATTATATTTCCATGGATGATGGTAAGACCTGTTTCTGAATGGCTTTCATATCATGAGTAAGAGCATCAGTACTCCCTTCTAGGGTGAGCTTGCATTTTTGGATCATAGAGAGTTCAAGCTGGCACGCAGCTCTCACCAAGTCCTCCTCCAATGACTGAGCATCCTTAACCTTCCACACCACAAAGCAATTCAAGTAGGAGCACCATTCTTTATCAAAAGCTGCAAGTTGAGACCTGAACGTACAACGTTTTGGTGACATGGACTCAGAATCCTCATCAGAACTGTGCATGGGCCCATCCAGTATAATCCTTATCAACAACTCAAACTCTCGAATGAAATCTTCAGCAGACTTGGCCAGAGCAATCTCACGCTGCCCTTGACCACTGAAAACAGCATCTGGATGTCCTAAAATCATGTAGGCACAAAGAACAATTCTCACTGGATACCTTGACAATGTAGCAGCACTTCTGGCAGACTCCCTGGTGGTACCTACTCGTTTTGCCTCTCTGCTCCTCATAGAGGACCTAGGAGTAGTCCTCCTTTTCTTAGGGGTGGCAACTCTTTTGAGAAGGTGATCAATGTTTTCCAAGCTGGAGGGATGATCCATAGTAGCAACAGCCATGGAGACTCTAAAGCGGCTCTCCACACGATCAAGTAGAGCCTTCACAGTCTGAAGAGTACCTGTTGATTCAATCAGACGAGCAAGCTGTTCAAATGGCATCGACTTCACAcagttttcattgattttcagGGCATCATAGTCTTTTGCCAGGTCTATGGTAGTCCTCCTTGACCTCAGGAACTGCCTCCAGCACCTAAAAAAATGTAAGCAAGTATACATTGCTCAGGTAAAATTTATACTGAAGAGCAAGCCAGATGTTTTCACACAGGGCTAATGACTTGACAgattaaccaatttttttaaaaaaaaatagcaaatgcAGATTATACCTTGCTAATTTTCTAGAAAGGAGATCAGCCTGCTTGTGCATCTTATTCCAGTTCACTCGAACAGAGCTATGCTGCCGTCCTCTCTGCCTCAAATATTCTGCT is part of the Populus nigra chromosome 8, ddPopNigr1.1, whole genome shotgun sequence genome and harbors:
- the LOC133700608 gene encoding uncharacterized protein LOC133700608, which codes for MQIFSKVLRDTDVHVRFSFPTHCLEHLDFAGNNYVDLYVKDSCGELRVIRCLKRNGVYDKPVLSKGWLKFVADYGLRVGDKVVLHRDDDQNLGSQFMIEAKRRIMLLGEEAWGDVTRDN
- the LOC133700607 gene encoding uncharacterized protein LOC133700607 isoform X2, translated to MDIGPESSSPSSPSPETGVVGGGVVIDFPVSDKVSFSSPRRIPKNLQKRLLEAKTPTTSSVEEIEAKLRHAHLRRQQFYEKLSSKARPKPRSPSQCSSHEEDLAQRLEAKLHAAEQKRLSILEKAQMRLARLDELRQAAKTGVEMRFERERERLGTKVELRVQQAEANRMLMLKAYRQRRATLKERTSQSLSRRMARESKYKERVRAAINQKRAAAEKKRMGLLEAEKRRACARVLQVQRVARSVSHQREIERRRMRDKLEDRLQRAKRQRAEYLRQRGRQHSSVRVNWNKMHKQADLLSRKLARCWRQFLRSRRTTIDLAKDYDALKINENCVKSMPFEQLARLIESTGTLQTVKALLDRVESRFRVSMAVATMDHPSSLENIDHLLKRVATPKKRRTTPRSSMRSREAKRVGTTRESARSAATLSRYPVRIVLCAYMILGHPDAVFSGQGQREIALAKSAEDFIREFELLIRIILDGPMHSSDEDSESMSPKRCTFRSQLAAFDKEWCSYLNCFVVWKVKDAQSLEEDLVRAACQLELSMIQKCKLTLEGSTDALTHDMKAIQKQVTEDQKLLREKVQHLSGDAGIERMEIALSETRSRYFQAKENGSPVGSPIIHFLSPSMPPSSPSATGSTNRNNMSDGIERPSRVVRSLFREDTSSAKEPASSATSSSHFDGQSGSAVGKPTTENELIINEFLHEQRHGFMDRFNLADKDENSLKEKVRETMEAAFWDSVLESMKQDEPKYEWVVQLVGEVRDEIQELAPESWKQEIVESIDPDLLAQVLRSGNLDVGYCGKILEFALVTLQKLSSPAHEDEMKALHQKMLKELAQTRQTEDESKYSHIATMIKGLRFVLQQIQALKQEISKARIRMMEPLLTGPAALDYLRKAFANHYGSDSDACNSLPLTMQWLSSVKSSEDQEWEEHKNSLLALKSHDSSSRVFVPLTSLRTGGSFLVKTNESVIASSVASETEPECTGERVDLLVRLGLLKLVSGVSGLTKEALPETFMLNLLRLRAVQAQIQKIIVISTSILVCRQTLLMEQAVTSSAEMESILLECSNKLSEVLDRVDDAGIEEIVEVVSGLLQGDDKVVDEEKLKPRKIVMARMLAKSLQAGDPIFEKVSRAVYLALRGIVLGGSGLWGRKLVEMALRQIGAVMLTKRVVAAAEVLVVAATVSTGIHRPWYVNLTDNL
- the LOC133700607 gene encoding uncharacterized protein LOC133700607 isoform X1, whose amino-acid sequence is MDIGPESSSPSSPSPETGVVGGGVVIDFPVSDKVSFSSPRRIPKNLQKRLLEAKTPTTSSVEEIEAKLRHAHLRRQQFYEKLSSKARPKPRSPSQCSSHEEDLAQRLEAKLHAAEQKRLSILEKAQMRLARLDELRQAAKTGVEMRFERERERLGTKVELRVQQAEANRMLMLKAYRQRRATLKERTSQSLSRRMARESKYKERVRAAINQKRAAAEKKRMGLLEAEKRRACARVLQVQRVARSVSHQREIERRRMRDKLEDRLQRAKRQRAEYLRQRGRQHSSVRVNWNKMHKQADLLSRKLARCWRQFLRSRRTTIDLAKDYDALKINENCVKSMPFEQLARLIESTGTLQTVKALLDRVESRFRVSMAVATMDHPSSLENIDHLLKRVATPKKRRTTPRSSMRSREAKRVGTTRESARSAATLSRYPVRIVLCAYMILGHPDAVFSGQGQREIALAKSAEDFIREFELLIRIILDGPMHSSDEDSESMSPKRCTFRSQLAAFDKEWCSYLNCFVVWKVKDAQSLEEDLVRAACQLELSMIQKCKLTLEGSTDALTHDMKAIQKQVTEDQKLLREKVQHLSGDAGIERMEIALSETRSRYFQAKENGSPVGSPIIHFLSPSMPPSSPSATGSTNRNNMSDGIERPSRVVRSLFREDTSSAKEPASSATSSSHFDGQSGSAVGKPTTENELIINEFLHEQRHGFMDRFNLADKDENSLKEKVRETMEAAFWDSVLESMKQDEPKYEWVVQLVGEVRDEIQELAPESWKQEIVESIDPDLLAQVLRSGNLDVGYCGKILEFALVTLQKLSSPAHEDEMKALHQKMLKELAQTRQTEDESKYSHIATMIKGLRFVLQQIQALKQEISKARIRMMEPLLTGPAALDYLRKAFANHYGSDSDACNSLPLTMQWLSSVKSSEDQEWEEHKNSLLALKSHDSSSRVFVPLTSLRTGGSFLVKTNESVIASSVASETDNQQPEPECTGERVDLLVRLGLLKLVSGVSGLTKEALPETFMLNLLRLRAVQAQIQKIIVISTSILVCRQTLLMEQAVTSSAEMESILLECSNKLSEVLDRVDDAGIEEIVEVVSGLLQGDDKVVDEEKLKPRKIVMARMLAKSLQAGDPIFEKVSRAVYLALRGIVLGGSGLWGRKLVEMALRQIGAVMLTKRVVAAAEVLVVAATVSTGIHRPWYVNLTDNL
- the LOC133700607 gene encoding uncharacterized protein LOC133700607 isoform X3, translated to MDIGPESSSPSSPSPETGVVGGGVVIDFPVSDKVSFSSPRRIPKNLQKRLLEAKTPTTSSVEEIEAKLRHAHLRRQQFYEKLSSKARPKPRSPSQCSSHEEDLAQRLEAKLHAAEQKRLSILEKAQMRLARLDELRQAAKTGVEMRFERERERLGTKVELRVQQAEANRMLMLKAYRQRRATLKERTSQSLSRRMARESKYKERVRAAINQKRAAAEKKRMGLLEAEKRRACARVLQVQRVARSVSHQREIERRRMRDKLEDRLQRAKRQRAEYLRQRGRQHSSVRVNWNKMHKQADLLSRKLARCWRQFLRSRRTTIDLAKDYDALKINENCVKSMPFEQLARLIESTGTLQTVKALLDRVESRFRVSMAVATMDHPSSLENIDHLLKRVATPKKRRTTPRSSMRSREAKRVGTTRESARSAATLSRYPVRIVLCAYMILGHPDAVFSGQGQREIALAKSAEDFIREFELLIRIILDGPMHSSDEDSESMSPKRCTFRSQLAAFDKEWCSYLNCFVVWKVKDAQSLEEDLVRAACQLELSMIQKCKLTLEGSTDALTHDMKAIQKQVTEDQKLLREKVQHLSGDAGIERMEIALSETRSRYFQAKENGSPVGSPIIHFLSPSMPPSSPSATGSTNRNNMSDGIERPSRVVRSLFREDTSSAKEPASSATSSSHFDGQSGSAVGKPTTENELIINEFLHEQRHGFMDRFNLADKDENSLKEKVRETMEAAFWDSVLESMKQDEPKYEWVVQLVGEVRDEIQELAPESWKQEIVESIDPDLLAQVLRSGNLDVGYCGKILEFALVTLQKLSSPAHEDEMKALHQKMLKELAQTRQTEDESKYSHIATMIKGLRFVLQQIQALKQEISKARIRMMEPLLTGPAALDYLRKAFANHYGSDSDACNSLPLTMQWLSSVKSSEDQEWEEHKNSLLALKSHDSSSRVFVPLTSLRTGGSFLVKTNESVIASSVASETGMGATS